A single region of the Zonotrichia leucophrys gambelii isolate GWCS_2022_RI chromosome 9, RI_Zleu_2.0, whole genome shotgun sequence genome encodes:
- the DTYMK gene encoding thymidylate kinase — protein MAARRGALIALEGVDRAGKSTQGRRLVEALREAGHPADLLRFPDRTTEIGQLISSYLGREKNLEDHTIHLLFSANRWEHVPMMKEKLQQGITVVVDRYAFSGVAFTSAKGNFGLDWCKQPDVGLPKPDLILFLQLNPEAAAERGNFGQERYETSSFQEKVLQCFYCLMEDKSLNWKTVDASKSIEDLHREIKSIAKETMQEVQNKPLGELWK, from the exons atggcggcgcggcgcggggcgcTGATCGCGCTGGAGGGCGTGGACCGCGCTGGGAAGAGCACGCAGGGCCGGCGGCTCGTGGAGGCCCTCAGGGAGGCGGGGCACCCCGCCGACCTGCTCCGCTTCCCGG ACAGAACGACGGAGATTGGGCAGCTGATCAGCTCCTacctgggcagggagaagaaCCTGGAGGACCACACCATCCACCTGCTCTTCTCTGCCAACCGCTGGGAGCACGT GCCGATGAtgaaggagaagctgcagcagggcatCACGGTGGTGGTTGACAGATATGCCTTCTCTGGAGTGGCCTTCACCAGTGCCAAAGGG AACTTTGGCCTGGACTGGTGCAAGCAGCCTGATGTTGGGCTCCCAAAGCCAGACCTGATCCTGTTCCTCCAGTTAAacccagaagcagcagcagaacgaGGCAACTTTGGACAGGAACGTTACGAGACCAGCTCCTTCCAAGAGAAAGTTCTTCAGTGCTTCTATTGCCTCATGGAGGACAAGAGCCTCAACTGGAAG ACAGTGGATGCTTCAAAGAGCATTGAAGATTTGCACAGAGAAATCAAGTCCATTGCAAAGGAAACTATGCAGGAGGTTCAGAATAAACCTTTGGGAGAACTCTGGAAATGA
- the ING5 gene encoding inhibitor of growth protein 5 isoform X1 codes for MATAMYLEHYLDSIENLPCELQRNFQLMRELDQRTEDKKAEIDSLAAAYIESVKNMVPEERVEHLRKIQSAYSKCKEYSDDKVQLAMQTYEMVDKHIRRLDADLARFEADLKDKLEGSDFETPASRSLKKGRSQKDKRSSRGRGRRTSEEDTPKKKKLKGGSEFADTILSVHPSDVLDMPVDPNEPTYCLCHQVSYGEMIGCDNPDCPIEWFHFACVDLTTKPKGKWFCPRCVQERKKKK; via the exons ATGGCGACTGCCATGTACCTGGAGCACTACCTGGACA GTATTGAGAATCTGCCGTGCGAGCTGCAGAGGAACTTCCAGCTGATGCGGGAGCTGGATCAGAGGACGGAAG acaaGAAAGCAGAGATtgacagcctggcagcagcttaCATTGAGTCTGTGAAGAACATGGTACCTGAGGAGAGGGTGGAGCACCTGAGGAAGATCCAGAGTGCCTACAGCAAGTGCAAGGAGTACAGTGATGACAAAGTGCAGCTGGCCATGCAGACCTATGAGATG GTGGATAAGCACATCCGCCGGCTGGATGCAGACCTGGCGCGCTTTGAAGCTGATCTCAAAGATAAACTGGAAGGCAGCGACTTTGAAACCCCTGCATCCAGGAGCCTGAAAA aGGGACGAAgtcagaaagacaaaagaagCTCTCGTGGTCGAGGCAGGAGAACATCTGAAGAAGATacaccaaagaaaaagaagctcaAAGGAGG GTCTGAGTTTGCTGACACCATCCTGTCAGTGCATCCCTCAGACGTCCTGGACATGCCAGTGGATCCCAACGAGCCCACCTACTGCCTGTGTCACCAGGTGTCCTATGGAGAGATGATTGGCTGTGACAACCCAGAT TGCCCAATCGAGTGGTTCCACTTTGCATGTGTGGACCTGACCACCAAACCAAAAGGGAAATG gTTTTGTCCTCGTTGTgttcaggaaagaaagaaaaagaagtaa
- the ING5 gene encoding inhibitor of growth protein 5 isoform X2, which produces MRELDQRTEDKKAEIDSLAAAYIESVKNMVPEERVEHLRKIQSAYSKCKEYSDDKVQLAMQTYEMVDKHIRRLDADLARFEADLKDKLEGSDFETPASRSLKKGRSQKDKRSSRGRGRRTSEEDTPKKKKLKGGSEFADTILSVHPSDVLDMPVDPNEPTYCLCHQVSYGEMIGCDNPDCPIEWFHFACVDLTTKPKGKWFCPRCVQERKKKK; this is translated from the exons ATGCGGGAGCTGGATCAGAGGACGGAAG acaaGAAAGCAGAGATtgacagcctggcagcagcttaCATTGAGTCTGTGAAGAACATGGTACCTGAGGAGAGGGTGGAGCACCTGAGGAAGATCCAGAGTGCCTACAGCAAGTGCAAGGAGTACAGTGATGACAAAGTGCAGCTGGCCATGCAGACCTATGAGATG GTGGATAAGCACATCCGCCGGCTGGATGCAGACCTGGCGCGCTTTGAAGCTGATCTCAAAGATAAACTGGAAGGCAGCGACTTTGAAACCCCTGCATCCAGGAGCCTGAAAA aGGGACGAAgtcagaaagacaaaagaagCTCTCGTGGTCGAGGCAGGAGAACATCTGAAGAAGATacaccaaagaaaaagaagctcaAAGGAGG GTCTGAGTTTGCTGACACCATCCTGTCAGTGCATCCCTCAGACGTCCTGGACATGCCAGTGGATCCCAACGAGCCCACCTACTGCCTGTGTCACCAGGTGTCCTATGGAGAGATGATTGGCTGTGACAACCCAGAT TGCCCAATCGAGTGGTTCCACTTTGCATGTGTGGACCTGACCACCAAACCAAAAGGGAAATG gTTTTGTCCTCGTTGTgttcaggaaagaaagaaaaagaagtaa
- the D2HGDH gene encoding D-2-hydroxyglutarate dehydrogenase, mitochondrial isoform X2: MAAAVVWRRGAAWLRSCRANRELPGVPRARGCAGSREVVPTCERYAVRRLPFARLADGDVAFFERLMPGRVITGEEEVKPFNVDWLKSVRGCSQLVLKPQTTAEVSQILRYCHERNLAVNPQGGNTGLVGGSVPVFDEIILSTALMNQIISFDKVSGILVCQAGCVLESLSEYLEEQGFIMPLDLGAKGSCHIGGNVATNAGGLRLLRYGSLRGTVLGLQVVLADGSALDCLTSLRKDNTGYDLKQLFIGSEGTLGVITAVSILCPQRPKAVNVAFLGCQSFAKVLETFTTCRAMLGEILSAYEFMDEKCMELVETHLKLSSPVADSPFYVLIETSGSNSTHDEEKLHNFLEQAMASGLVTDGTVATDEKKIKVLWSLRERITEALTHEGYVYKYDISLPVGKLYDLVTDMRARLGQSAKNVVGYGHLGDGNLHLNITAESYSHSLLEAIEPFVYEWTARCSGSISAEHGLGFKKRHFIHYSKPHEAVLLMQQFKAMLDPKGILNPYKTLPSAPDRSTC; encoded by the exons ATGGCTGCCGCAGTAGTGTGGCGCCGCGGGGCCgcctggctgaggagctgccGAGCGAACCGGGAGCTCCCCGGTGTGCCCCgggccaggggctgtgctggctcccgGGAGGTGGTGCCGACCTGCGAGCGGTACGCGGTGCGCAGGCTGCCCTTTGCTCGGCTGGCCGATGGCGATGTGGCGTTCTTCGAGCGCCTCATGCCCGGCAGGGTCATCACCggagaggaggaggtgaagCCATTTAATGTGGACTGGCTGAAGTCAGTGCGAG gctgcagccagctggtGTTGAAGCCCCAGACAACGGCAGAGGTGTCTCAGATTCTCAG GTACTGCCATGAGAGGAACCTGGCAGTGAACCCTCAGGGAGGAAACACAGGCCTTGTTGGGGGCAGCGTTCCTGTCTTTGATGAGATCATTCTCTCCACTGCTCTCATGAACCAGATCATCAGCTTTGACAAGGTGTCTG GAATCCTTGTGTGCCAGGCAGGCTGTGTGCTGGAGAGTCTCAGTGAGtacctggaggagcagggcttCATCATGCCCCTGGACCTGGGAGCCAAGGGCAGCTGCCACATCGGGGGCAACGTGGCCACCAACGCCGGCGGCTTGCGGCTCCTGAGGTACGGCTCTCTGCGAGGGACCGTGCTGGGCCTGCAAGTG GTGCTGGCTGATGGCTCAGCTCTGGACTGCCTGACCTCTCTGCGCAAAGATAACACGGGCTATGACCTCAAGCAGCTCTTCATCGGATCCGAGGGCACCTTGGGAGTTATCACTGCTGTCTCCATCCTCTGTCCTCAGAGGCCTAAGGCTGTGAATGTGGCATTCCTAG GGTGTCAGAGTTTTGCCAAGGTTCTGGAAACATTCACAACCTGCAGAGCCATGCTGGGTGAGATCCTGTCTGCCTACGAGTTCATGGATGAGAAGTGCATGGAACTGGTTGAGACACACCTCAAGCTGTCCAGCCCAGTGGCAG ACAGCCCTTTTTATGTTCTAATTGAAACTTCGGGCTCCAACTCAACTCATGATGAAGAAAAATTGCACAACTTCTTAGAGCAGGCCATGGCTTCTGGTTTGGTCACTGATGGAACTGTGGCAACGGAcgagaagaaaataaag GTGCTGTGGAGCCTGCGGGAGAGGATCACCGAGGCCCTCACTCACGAGGGTTACGTGTACAAGTACGACATCTCCCTGCCTGTGGGGAAGCTCTATGACCTTGTCACTGACATGAGGGCTCGGCTGGGCCAGAGTGCCAAAAACGTGGTGGGCTATGGCCACTTGG gagaTGGGAACTTGCACCTGAACATCACTGCAGAGTCCTACAGCCATTCCCTGCTGGAGGCCATCGAGCCCTTCGTGTACGAGTGGACTGCGAGGTGCAGTGGGAGCATCAGTGCAGAGCACGGGCTGGGCTTCAAGAAGAGACACTTCATTCACTACAGCAAACCCCACGAGGCAGTGCTGCTCATGCAGCAGTTCAAAGCCATGCTGGACCCCAAAGGGATCCTCAACCCCTACAAGACTCTGCCctcagctcctgacaggagcacgtgctga
- the D2HGDH gene encoding D-2-hydroxyglutarate dehydrogenase, mitochondrial isoform X1: MAAAVVWRRGAAWLRSCRANRELPGVPRARGCAGSREVVPTCERYAVRRLPFARLADGDVAFFERLMPGRVITGEEEVKPFNVDWLKSVRGCSQLVLKPQTTAEVSQILRYCHERNLAVNPQGGNTGLVGGSVPVFDEIILSTALMNQIISFDKVSGILVCQAGCVLESLSEYLEEQGFIMPLDLGAKGSCHIGGNVATNAGGLRLLRYGSLRGTVLGLQVVRRVPGSSLLVSSSAVLLPAPVTVQHTATFLSRLPLFSLVGSSEKGQHVFMRVACYCCCSFQLPDFQCLLTEVKKVLADGSALDCLTSLRKDNTGYDLKQLFIGSEGTLGVITAVSILCPQRPKAVNVAFLGCQSFAKVLETFTTCRAMLGEILSAYEFMDEKCMELVETHLKLSSPVADSPFYVLIETSGSNSTHDEEKLHNFLEQAMASGLVTDGTVATDEKKIKVLWSLRERITEALTHEGYVYKYDISLPVGKLYDLVTDMRARLGQSAKNVVGYGHLGDGNLHLNITAESYSHSLLEAIEPFVYEWTARCSGSISAEHGLGFKKRHFIHYSKPHEAVLLMQQFKAMLDPKGILNPYKTLPSAPDRSTC, encoded by the exons ATGGCTGCCGCAGTAGTGTGGCGCCGCGGGGCCgcctggctgaggagctgccGAGCGAACCGGGAGCTCCCCGGTGTGCCCCgggccaggggctgtgctggctcccgGGAGGTGGTGCCGACCTGCGAGCGGTACGCGGTGCGCAGGCTGCCCTTTGCTCGGCTGGCCGATGGCGATGTGGCGTTCTTCGAGCGCCTCATGCCCGGCAGGGTCATCACCggagaggaggaggtgaagCCATTTAATGTGGACTGGCTGAAGTCAGTGCGAG gctgcagccagctggtGTTGAAGCCCCAGACAACGGCAGAGGTGTCTCAGATTCTCAG GTACTGCCATGAGAGGAACCTGGCAGTGAACCCTCAGGGAGGAAACACAGGCCTTGTTGGGGGCAGCGTTCCTGTCTTTGATGAGATCATTCTCTCCACTGCTCTCATGAACCAGATCATCAGCTTTGACAAGGTGTCTG GAATCCTTGTGTGCCAGGCAGGCTGTGTGCTGGAGAGTCTCAGTGAGtacctggaggagcagggcttCATCATGCCCCTGGACCTGGGAGCCAAGGGCAGCTGCCACATCGGGGGCAACGTGGCCACCAACGCCGGCGGCTTGCGGCTCCTGAGGTACGGCTCTCTGCGAGGGACCGTGCTGGGCCTGCAAGTGGTAAGGCGAGTACCTGGCAGCTCCCTTCTTGTGtcatcctctgctgtgctgcttcctgctCCTGTAACTGTCCAGCACACTGCCACGTTCCTCTCCAGGCTCCCACTCTTTTCCTTGGTGGGCTCTTCTGAGAAGGGCCAGCACGTCTTCATGCGTGTAGCATGTTATTGCTGCTGCAGTTTCCAGCTTCCTGACTTCCAGTGCTTGCTGACAGAGGTAAAGAAG GTGCTGGCTGATGGCTCAGCTCTGGACTGCCTGACCTCTCTGCGCAAAGATAACACGGGCTATGACCTCAAGCAGCTCTTCATCGGATCCGAGGGCACCTTGGGAGTTATCACTGCTGTCTCCATCCTCTGTCCTCAGAGGCCTAAGGCTGTGAATGTGGCATTCCTAG GGTGTCAGAGTTTTGCCAAGGTTCTGGAAACATTCACAACCTGCAGAGCCATGCTGGGTGAGATCCTGTCTGCCTACGAGTTCATGGATGAGAAGTGCATGGAACTGGTTGAGACACACCTCAAGCTGTCCAGCCCAGTGGCAG ACAGCCCTTTTTATGTTCTAATTGAAACTTCGGGCTCCAACTCAACTCATGATGAAGAAAAATTGCACAACTTCTTAGAGCAGGCCATGGCTTCTGGTTTGGTCACTGATGGAACTGTGGCAACGGAcgagaagaaaataaag GTGCTGTGGAGCCTGCGGGAGAGGATCACCGAGGCCCTCACTCACGAGGGTTACGTGTACAAGTACGACATCTCCCTGCCTGTGGGGAAGCTCTATGACCTTGTCACTGACATGAGGGCTCGGCTGGGCCAGAGTGCCAAAAACGTGGTGGGCTATGGCCACTTGG gagaTGGGAACTTGCACCTGAACATCACTGCAGAGTCCTACAGCCATTCCCTGCTGGAGGCCATCGAGCCCTTCGTGTACGAGTGGACTGCGAGGTGCAGTGGGAGCATCAGTGCAGAGCACGGGCTGGGCTTCAAGAAGAGACACTTCATTCACTACAGCAAACCCCACGAGGCAGTGCTGCTCATGCAGCAGTTCAAAGCCATGCTGGACCCCAAAGGGATCCTCAACCCCTACAAGACTCTGCCctcagctcctgacaggagcacgtgctga
- the D2HGDH gene encoding D-2-hydroxyglutarate dehydrogenase, mitochondrial isoform X3 has translation MAAAVVWRRGAAWLRSCRANRELPGVPRARGCAGSREVVPTCERYAVRRLPFARLADGDVAFFERLMPGRVITGEEEVKPFNVDWLKSVRGCSQLVLKPQTTAEVSQILRYCHERNLAVNPQGGNTGLVGGSVPVFDEIILSTALMNQIISFDKVLADGSALDCLTSLRKDNTGYDLKQLFIGSEGTLGVITAVSILCPQRPKAVNVAFLGCQSFAKVLETFTTCRAMLGEILSAYEFMDEKCMELVETHLKLSSPVADSPFYVLIETSGSNSTHDEEKLHNFLEQAMASGLVTDGTVATDEKKIKVLWSLRERITEALTHEGYVYKYDISLPVGKLYDLVTDMRARLGQSAKNVVGYGHLGDGNLHLNITAESYSHSLLEAIEPFVYEWTARCSGSISAEHGLGFKKRHFIHYSKPHEAVLLMQQFKAMLDPKGILNPYKTLPSAPDRSTC, from the exons ATGGCTGCCGCAGTAGTGTGGCGCCGCGGGGCCgcctggctgaggagctgccGAGCGAACCGGGAGCTCCCCGGTGTGCCCCgggccaggggctgtgctggctcccgGGAGGTGGTGCCGACCTGCGAGCGGTACGCGGTGCGCAGGCTGCCCTTTGCTCGGCTGGCCGATGGCGATGTGGCGTTCTTCGAGCGCCTCATGCCCGGCAGGGTCATCACCggagaggaggaggtgaagCCATTTAATGTGGACTGGCTGAAGTCAGTGCGAG gctgcagccagctggtGTTGAAGCCCCAGACAACGGCAGAGGTGTCTCAGATTCTCAG GTACTGCCATGAGAGGAACCTGGCAGTGAACCCTCAGGGAGGAAACACAGGCCTTGTTGGGGGCAGCGTTCCTGTCTTTGATGAGATCATTCTCTCCACTGCTCTCATGAACCAGATCATCAGCTTTGACAAG GTGCTGGCTGATGGCTCAGCTCTGGACTGCCTGACCTCTCTGCGCAAAGATAACACGGGCTATGACCTCAAGCAGCTCTTCATCGGATCCGAGGGCACCTTGGGAGTTATCACTGCTGTCTCCATCCTCTGTCCTCAGAGGCCTAAGGCTGTGAATGTGGCATTCCTAG GGTGTCAGAGTTTTGCCAAGGTTCTGGAAACATTCACAACCTGCAGAGCCATGCTGGGTGAGATCCTGTCTGCCTACGAGTTCATGGATGAGAAGTGCATGGAACTGGTTGAGACACACCTCAAGCTGTCCAGCCCAGTGGCAG ACAGCCCTTTTTATGTTCTAATTGAAACTTCGGGCTCCAACTCAACTCATGATGAAGAAAAATTGCACAACTTCTTAGAGCAGGCCATGGCTTCTGGTTTGGTCACTGATGGAACTGTGGCAACGGAcgagaagaaaataaag GTGCTGTGGAGCCTGCGGGAGAGGATCACCGAGGCCCTCACTCACGAGGGTTACGTGTACAAGTACGACATCTCCCTGCCTGTGGGGAAGCTCTATGACCTTGTCACTGACATGAGGGCTCGGCTGGGCCAGAGTGCCAAAAACGTGGTGGGCTATGGCCACTTGG gagaTGGGAACTTGCACCTGAACATCACTGCAGAGTCCTACAGCCATTCCCTGCTGGAGGCCATCGAGCCCTTCGTGTACGAGTGGACTGCGAGGTGCAGTGGGAGCATCAGTGCAGAGCACGGGCTGGGCTTCAAGAAGAGACACTTCATTCACTACAGCAAACCCCACGAGGCAGTGCTGCTCATGCAGCAGTTCAAAGCCATGCTGGACCCCAAAGGGATCCTCAACCCCTACAAGACTCTGCCctcagctcctgacaggagcacgtgctga
- the D2HGDH gene encoding D-2-hydroxyglutarate dehydrogenase, mitochondrial isoform X4 produces the protein MNQIISFDKVSGILVCQAGCVLESLSEYLEEQGFIMPLDLGAKGSCHIGGNVATNAGGLRLLRYGSLRGTVLGLQVVRRVPGSSLLVSSSAVLLPAPVTVQHTATFLSRLPLFSLVGSSEKGQHVFMRVACYCCCSFQLPDFQCLLTEVKKVLADGSALDCLTSLRKDNTGYDLKQLFIGSEGTLGVITAVSILCPQRPKAVNVAFLGCQSFAKVLETFTTCRAMLGEILSAYEFMDEKCMELVETHLKLSSPVADSPFYVLIETSGSNSTHDEEKLHNFLEQAMASGLVTDGTVATDEKKIKVLWSLRERITEALTHEGYVYKYDISLPVGKLYDLVTDMRARLGQSAKNVVGYGHLGDGNLHLNITAESYSHSLLEAIEPFVYEWTARCSGSISAEHGLGFKKRHFIHYSKPHEAVLLMQQFKAMLDPKGILNPYKTLPSAPDRSTC, from the exons ATGAACCAGATCATCAGCTTTGACAAGGTGTCTG GAATCCTTGTGTGCCAGGCAGGCTGTGTGCTGGAGAGTCTCAGTGAGtacctggaggagcagggcttCATCATGCCCCTGGACCTGGGAGCCAAGGGCAGCTGCCACATCGGGGGCAACGTGGCCACCAACGCCGGCGGCTTGCGGCTCCTGAGGTACGGCTCTCTGCGAGGGACCGTGCTGGGCCTGCAAGTGGTAAGGCGAGTACCTGGCAGCTCCCTTCTTGTGtcatcctctgctgtgctgcttcctgctCCTGTAACTGTCCAGCACACTGCCACGTTCCTCTCCAGGCTCCCACTCTTTTCCTTGGTGGGCTCTTCTGAGAAGGGCCAGCACGTCTTCATGCGTGTAGCATGTTATTGCTGCTGCAGTTTCCAGCTTCCTGACTTCCAGTGCTTGCTGACAGAGGTAAAGAAG GTGCTGGCTGATGGCTCAGCTCTGGACTGCCTGACCTCTCTGCGCAAAGATAACACGGGCTATGACCTCAAGCAGCTCTTCATCGGATCCGAGGGCACCTTGGGAGTTATCACTGCTGTCTCCATCCTCTGTCCTCAGAGGCCTAAGGCTGTGAATGTGGCATTCCTAG GGTGTCAGAGTTTTGCCAAGGTTCTGGAAACATTCACAACCTGCAGAGCCATGCTGGGTGAGATCCTGTCTGCCTACGAGTTCATGGATGAGAAGTGCATGGAACTGGTTGAGACACACCTCAAGCTGTCCAGCCCAGTGGCAG ACAGCCCTTTTTATGTTCTAATTGAAACTTCGGGCTCCAACTCAACTCATGATGAAGAAAAATTGCACAACTTCTTAGAGCAGGCCATGGCTTCTGGTTTGGTCACTGATGGAACTGTGGCAACGGAcgagaagaaaataaag GTGCTGTGGAGCCTGCGGGAGAGGATCACCGAGGCCCTCACTCACGAGGGTTACGTGTACAAGTACGACATCTCCCTGCCTGTGGGGAAGCTCTATGACCTTGTCACTGACATGAGGGCTCGGCTGGGCCAGAGTGCCAAAAACGTGGTGGGCTATGGCCACTTGG gagaTGGGAACTTGCACCTGAACATCACTGCAGAGTCCTACAGCCATTCCCTGCTGGAGGCCATCGAGCCCTTCGTGTACGAGTGGACTGCGAGGTGCAGTGGGAGCATCAGTGCAGAGCACGGGCTGGGCTTCAAGAAGAGACACTTCATTCACTACAGCAAACCCCACGAGGCAGTGCTGCTCATGCAGCAGTTCAAAGCCATGCTGGACCCCAAAGGGATCCTCAACCCCTACAAGACTCTGCCctcagctcctgacaggagcacgtgctga